Proteins found in one Actinomycetota bacterium genomic segment:
- a CDS encoding ABC transporter ATP-binding protein — translation MAAPTISAAGVGKRFLLHHKRATSLKERLLLHRQTSSEEFWALRDVDLEIGAGQTVGLIGPNGSGKSTLLKVLSGILAPTTGTVAVRGRIASLLELGAGFNGELTGRENVYLNAAILGLTRRETERYFDEIVAFAELEPFIDNQVKHYSSGQYVRLGFAVAVHVSPDILLVDEVLAVGDESFQRKCLDKIGEFQQRGCTILFVTHALDLIPRICSRGVVLDHGRVLHDGDPVEAAVRLRSLLGTGADQSGGAALGPDRPHLTARRLFDPATGLHKGHFRGGEAMAVDFDLAGPAGGSAAVRLAVTGPADVPLWVMESDPVVLGPDGTATVRFTVKELPQMKGIYAFAVAVRDPASGVTYDARRIGEAFLAIGDTATGIIEVAWSADQVESPGEEERDRAAGDRGRSQL, via the coding sequence GTGGCCGCCCCGACGATCAGCGCCGCCGGGGTGGGCAAGCGCTTCCTGCTCCATCACAAGCGGGCCACCAGCCTCAAGGAGCGGCTGCTGCTGCACCGCCAGACCAGCTCCGAGGAGTTCTGGGCCCTGCGAGACGTCGATCTGGAGATCGGCGCCGGCCAGACCGTCGGGCTGATCGGCCCCAACGGCTCGGGCAAGTCGACGCTGCTCAAGGTGCTGTCGGGGATCCTCGCCCCGACCACCGGCACGGTCGCGGTCCGGGGCCGGATCGCCTCCCTGCTGGAGCTCGGGGCCGGCTTCAACGGCGAGCTCACCGGCCGCGAGAACGTCTACCTGAACGCGGCCATCCTCGGCCTGACCCGCCGGGAGACCGAGCGCTACTTCGACGAGATCGTCGCCTTCGCCGAGCTCGAGCCGTTCATCGACAACCAGGTCAAGCACTACAGCTCCGGCCAGTACGTGCGCCTCGGGTTCGCCGTGGCCGTCCACGTCAGCCCCGACATCCTGCTGGTCGACGAGGTCCTGGCCGTTGGGGACGAGTCGTTCCAGCGCAAGTGTCTGGACAAGATCGGCGAGTTCCAGCAGCGCGGCTGCACGATCCTGTTCGTCACCCACGCCCTCGACCTGATCCCGCGGATCTGCAGCCGCGGGGTGGTGCTGGACCACGGGCGGGTGCTGCACGACGGCGACCCGGTGGAGGCGGCCGTGCGGCTGCGCAGCCTGCTCGGCACCGGCGCCGACCAGTCCGGCGGGGCGGCGCTCGGCCCGGACCGCCCCCACCTGACCGCCAGGCGGCTGTTCGACCCGGCCACCGGGCTCCACAAGGGCCACTTCCGGGGCGGTGAGGCAATGGCGGTCGACTTCGACCTGGCCGGTCCGGCCGGCGGGTCGGCGGCGGTCCGGCTGGCGGTGACCGGGCCGGCGGACGTGCCGCTGTGGGTGATGGAGTCCGACCCGGTCGTCCTCGGCCCGGACGGCACCGCCACCGTCCGCTTCACGGTCAAGGAGCTGCCGCAGATGAAGGGAATCTACGCCTTCGCGGTCGCCGTCCGTGACCCGGCCAGCGGAGTGACCTACGATGCTCGCCGCATCGGCGAGGCCTTTCTGGCCATTGGAGATACCGCCACGGGCATCATCGAGGTGGCCTGGAGCGCCGACCAGGTCGAGAGCCCAGGGGAGGAGGAACGTGACCGGGCCGCTGGCGACCGTGGTCGTTCTCAACTATAA
- a CDS encoding methyltransferase domain-containing protein, translating into GHDFTLPEPVDAVFSNAALHWMPRPAEVAARVRAALRPGGRFVAELGGAGNIDAILEALAAAMAEAGLPGSACPWYFPTLAQYATLLEAAGFRVARMEHFPRPTPLDGGCDGLAGWLAMFGGSLTAAVPADLRERVVARTGELAAPRLWRDGRFVADYWRLRFLAVAGGDAARPAKLHRQAAGNRDR; encoded by the coding sequence GGGCACGACTTCACCCTGCCCGAGCCGGTCGACGCCGTCTTCTCCAACGCCGCCCTGCACTGGATGCCCCGCCCGGCCGAGGTGGCGGCCCGCGTGCGGGCCGCCCTGCGGCCCGGCGGGCGCTTCGTGGCCGAGCTGGGCGGCGCCGGCAACATCGACGCCATCCTGGAGGCGCTGGCGGCGGCCATGGCCGAGGCCGGCCTGCCCGGGTCGGCCTGCCCCTGGTACTTCCCGACCCTGGCCCAGTACGCCACCCTGCTGGAAGCGGCCGGGTTCCGGGTGGCCCGGATGGAGCACTTCCCCCGGCCGACGCCGCTGGATGGCGGCTGCGACGGCCTGGCCGGCTGGCTGGCCATGTTCGGCGGGTCGCTGACCGCGGCCGTCCCGGCGGACCTGCGGGAGCGGGTCGTGGCCCGGACCGGCGAGCTGGCCGCGCCCCGGCTGTGGCGCGACGGCCGCTTCGTCGCCGACTACTGGCGGCTGCGGTTCCTGGCCGTGGCCGGAGGCGACGCCGCCAGGCCCGCTAAGCTTCACCGGCAGGCGGCCGGGAACAGGGACAGGTAG
- a CDS encoding ABC transporter permease: MVQPQSAADARAAAQSRVRWELLAELVRKDLKVKYKNSALGFVWSLANPLLYLAVFSLVFGFFLKNNVPWFAVMFMSGFLIWSFFNSATLDATGAVVGNANLVRKVRFPRVVLPLASVGFAGVHLALQLLVFFLFLVPAYPDAFGPQLWLLLPALAVTVVFTVAMSLLASALNVRYRDVQHLLEIALLAWFWLTPIVYPVTFVRDQLAEAGLLWMFKFFMANPMTAVVVAAQRAVYVHPVVTDAEGKLVQVLPAGGYGFYLQWLGVAAAVSAVLLVVGRWTFRRLQADFAEEL; the protein is encoded by the coding sequence ATGGTGCAGCCACAGAGCGCGGCCGACGCCCGCGCCGCGGCCCAGTCGCGGGTCCGCTGGGAGCTGCTGGCCGAGCTCGTCCGCAAGGACCTCAAGGTCAAGTACAAGAACTCGGCCCTCGGGTTCGTCTGGTCGCTGGCCAACCCGCTGCTCTACCTGGCCGTGTTCTCCCTGGTCTTCGGCTTCTTCCTGAAGAACAACGTGCCCTGGTTCGCGGTCATGTTCATGTCCGGGTTCCTGATCTGGAGCTTCTTCAACTCGGCCACCCTTGACGCCACCGGCGCCGTCGTCGGCAACGCCAACCTGGTCCGCAAGGTCCGCTTCCCCCGGGTGGTGCTGCCTCTGGCCTCGGTCGGCTTCGCCGGCGTCCACCTGGCGCTCCAGCTGCTGGTGTTCTTCCTGTTCCTGGTCCCGGCCTACCCGGACGCGTTCGGGCCCCAGCTGTGGCTGCTGCTCCCGGCCCTGGCCGTGACCGTGGTCTTCACCGTGGCCATGTCGCTGCTGGCCTCGGCCCTCAACGTGCGCTACCGCGACGTCCAGCACCTGCTGGAGATCGCCCTGCTGGCCTGGTTCTGGCTGACCCCGATCGTCTACCCGGTGACCTTCGTCCGCGACCAGCTGGCCGAGGCCGGGCTGCTGTGGATGTTCAAGTTCTTCATGGCCAATCCCATGACCGCGGTGGTGGTGGCCGCCCAGCGGGCCGTCTACGTCCACCCGGTGGTAACCGACGCCGAGGGCAAGCTGGTGCAGGTCCTGCCGGCCGGCGGCTACGGCTTCTACCTGCAGTGGCTGGGGGTGGCCGCGGCCGTCTCGGCGGTGCTGCTGGTGGTGGGGCGGTGGACCTTCCGCCGGCTCCAGGCCGACTTCGCCGAGGAGCTGTAG
- a CDS encoding glycosyltransferase encodes MTGPLATVVVLNYNGAHLFPDCLRGLAAQDLPEGQAQTWVVDNASSDGSLELLADEFPWVRVIANGRNDGFAGGNNVALREVSTPFVALVNNDARPEPDWLRRLLEPFSEPGAERLGAVSGKIVFLPRFLAVELATPGFLPGTLDTRELGVRVYRVEVDGADVTERVLWDRAAYGPEGEGPGRFRWTRPSGLLLIPVDRPEGDGPLRLRFRVAAETTKAVELTWAGGSGGGKAEPEPVDLEVEVPAGVPLVDVLNNAGSMVFRDGYGADRAYQELDRGQYQRPEEVFAFCGGSVCFRTEALRQAGVFDDDFFLYYEDTDLSWRLRSLGWRIRYQPAAVARHIHSASSVEWSPLFVFHTDRNRLLMLTKNARAGLAAREVLRYPLTTASLALREVARSRHTRRRPPVRPTLLRLRVLGSYLRLLPVMLVRRRRIAARAAVDRRRLERWLVLR; translated from the coding sequence GTGACCGGGCCGCTGGCGACCGTGGTCGTTCTCAACTATAACGGCGCCCACCTGTTCCCCGACTGCCTGCGGGGGCTGGCCGCCCAGGACCTGCCCGAGGGGCAGGCCCAGACCTGGGTGGTCGACAACGCCTCGAGCGACGGGTCGCTGGAGCTGCTCGCCGACGAGTTCCCCTGGGTTCGGGTCATCGCCAACGGACGCAACGATGGGTTCGCCGGGGGCAACAACGTCGCCCTGCGCGAGGTCTCGACCCCGTTCGTGGCCCTGGTCAACAACGACGCCCGGCCCGAGCCGGACTGGCTGCGGCGGCTGCTGGAGCCGTTCTCCGAGCCGGGGGCGGAGCGGCTCGGGGCGGTCTCGGGCAAGATCGTGTTCCTGCCCCGGTTCCTGGCCGTCGAGCTGGCCACCCCCGGGTTCCTGCCCGGCACCCTCGACACCAGGGAGCTGGGGGTGCGGGTGTACCGGGTCGAGGTCGACGGCGCCGACGTCACCGAGCGGGTGCTGTGGGACCGGGCCGCCTACGGGCCGGAGGGGGAGGGGCCGGGGCGCTTCCGCTGGACCCGCCCGTCGGGGCTGCTGCTCATCCCCGTCGACCGCCCGGAAGGTGACGGGCCGCTGCGGCTGCGGTTCCGGGTCGCGGCCGAGACGACCAAGGCGGTGGAGCTGACCTGGGCCGGTGGGTCGGGGGGCGGCAAGGCCGAGCCCGAGCCGGTCGACCTGGAGGTCGAGGTCCCGGCCGGGGTGCCGCTGGTCGACGTGCTCAACAACGCCGGCAGCATGGTGTTCCGCGACGGCTACGGGGCCGACCGGGCCTACCAGGAGCTGGATCGGGGCCAGTACCAGCGGCCCGAGGAGGTGTTCGCCTTCTGCGGCGGCTCGGTCTGCTTCCGCACCGAGGCGCTGCGCCAGGCCGGGGTGTTCGACGACGACTTCTTCCTCTACTACGAGGACACCGACCTGTCGTGGCGGCTGCGGTCCCTGGGCTGGCGGATCCGCTACCAGCCGGCGGCGGTGGCCCGCCACATCCACTCGGCCTCCTCGGTCGAGTGGTCGCCGCTGTTCGTGTTCCACACCGACCGCAACCGGCTGCTCATGCTGACCAAGAACGCCCGCGCCGGCCTGGCCGCCCGCGAGGTCCTGCGCTACCCCCTGACCACCGCCTCCCTGGCCCTGCGCGAGGTCGCCCGGTCGCGCCACACCCGGCGCCGGCCCCCGGTCCGCCCGACCCTGCTGCGCCTGCGGGTCCTCGGCTCCTACCTGCGCCTGCTCCCGGTCATGCTGGTCCGCCGCCGCCGCATCGCCGCCCGGGC